One part of the Vitis riparia cultivar Riparia Gloire de Montpellier isolate 1030 chromosome 15, EGFV_Vit.rip_1.0, whole genome shotgun sequence genome encodes these proteins:
- the LOC117932098 gene encoding uncharacterized protein LOC117932098 gives MDQQQQQQHQQFYQYHLQSSQPYDPSQVQAYDLSAQAYYTYNQDQQYGYYPQPYATDYQNQQQPTSIHPPGVPIPPEPTHTVGPDYAHLQAPHNAYYPQGVHEQQQQQQQQHMGYPDSAQAGSNLFQMAGNMDSAQGSAEQWQVNNGGFGPGPVRPPIGQSSYRGGGRRGGRPFRGGGRSFRGGGRGQFGPHGFGPDGSGRGQGGGRYFPPHNAASTPNLGSVPMAEGPGALILGEASQLQGKTPQAFMQPLSGSDPGQAQFPAMAQHGNPFWRSPCMAWCELCRVDCNTLEILEQHKNGKRHKKNLLVYQELQNLNKLITGVQNEQMPISDFKPQVIQSERVGGSEDKQPAQGTGANGTEKEQQTEVEKSEVSAQPTEEQERKARMDHFQAPGRGLKRKMRGGRGGKRMRQFEPPKPKEMIPLICELCNVKCESQVVFDSHLAGKKHHSNLKRFHGYQAIIAGALQALIPSNPNAPSNFFIPQVHQQGVSGSQGLPAQPMPYMQQGQAPEMAPGSVLEPEPAPVSALETQDKEGTKTVESQATSEAGGQNTVTAEANSQLQPVMIASEASSGVSTNTTTVSETSAFEGKDVIPPVDDPDVAPSENKVKGAEQVLSTTPADKAVAVPE, from the exons ATGGAtcaacagcagcagcaacaacacCAACAATTCTACCAGTATCATCTTCAATCCTCTCAGCCCTATGATCCATCTCAAGTTCAAGCCTACGATCTGTCAGCACAAGCCTATTACACATACAATCAAGACCAGCAATATGGGTACTATCCACAACCCTACGCCACTGATTACCAGAATCAGCAGCAACCCACTTCGATTCACCCTCCTGGGGTCCCAATTCCGCCTGAACCCACCCACACGGTAGGACCTGACTATGCCCATTTGCAGGCTCCCCACAATGCTTATTACCCACAGGGGGTTCAtgaacagcagcagcagcagcaacaacaacatATGGGTTATCCCGATTCGGCTCAAGCTGGGTCTAACTTGTTCCAGATGGCCGGAAATATGGATTCGGCTCAGGGTTCTGCGGAGCAGTGGCAAGTCAACAATGGAGGTTTTGGTCCTGGTCCTGTTCGCCCACCG ATTGGTCAATCTTCATATAGAGGTGGAGGTAGAAGGGGTGGTAGACCCTTTAGAGGGGGTGGTAGATCCTTCAGAGGTGGTGGCAGGGGACAATTTGGTCCCCATGGCTTTGGACCTGATGGTAGTGGACGTGGCCAGGGAGGTGGCAGGTACTTCCCACCGCATAATGCAGCATCAACTCCAAATTTGGGATCTGTTCCAATGGCCGAGGGACCAGGAGCATTAATCCTGGGAGAGGCTTCACAGCTCCAAGGAAAGACACCTCAAGCTTTCATGCAGCCTTTATCAGGATCAGATCCTGGGCAGGCACAATTTCCTGCAATGGCACAGCATGGCAATCCATTCTGGCGATCCCCATGTATGGCATGGTGTGAACTTTGTAGGGTTGACTGCAACACTTTGGAAATCCTGGAGCAGCACAAGAATGGAAAGAGGCATAAAAAGAATTTGCTAGTATATCAAGAGTTACAGAATCTGAACAAGCTCATAACTGGAGTGCAGAATGAACAAATGCCCATCTCTGATTTCAAACCACAAGTTATTCAGTCTGAGAGAGTTGGAGGATCTGAGGATAAACAGCCTGCACAGGGTACAGGAGCCAATGGAACTGAGAAAGAGCAGCAAACAGAAGTTGAGAAGTCCGAAGTTTCAGCACAACCAACAGAAGAACAGGAGAGGAAAGCGAGGATGGATCACTTTCAAGCCCCAGGGCGTGGATTGAAGCGTAAGATGAGAGGGGGCCGAGGTGGCAAGCGCATGCGACAATTTGAGCCCCCTAAGCCCAAAGAGATGATTCCTCTGATATGTGAGTTGTGCAATGTCAAGTGTGAGTCTCAGGTTGTTTTTGACAGTCATTTGGCTGGTAAAAAGCACCATTCAAACCTTAAGCGGTTCCATGGCTACCAAGCTATAATTGCAGGAGCACTTCAAGCATTAATCCCATCCAACCCTAATGCTCCATCAAACTTCTTCATCCCTCAAGTTCATCAACAAGGTGTTAGCGGTTCTCAAGGTCTTCCAGCTCAACCAATGCCTTATATGCAACAAGGCCAAGCACCAGAAATGGCACCAGGATCTGTATTAGAACCAGAGCCAGCACCAGTGTCAGCTTTGGAAACACAGGATAAAGAAGGTACCAAGACTGTAGAATCGCAGGCCACATCAGAAGCGGGGGGTCAGAATACTGTTACCGCGGAAGCTAACAGTCAGCTGCAACCTGTCATGATAGCATCTGAAGCCTCGTCAGGTGTTAGTACCAATACCACCACTGTGAGTGAAACTTCAGCATTTGAAGGAAAGGATGTTATTCCTCCCGTCGATGACCCAGATGTGGCACCCTCAGAGAACAAAGTTAAAGGGGCTGAACAGGTTCTTTCTACAACACCAGCTGACAAAGCTGTTGCAGTTCCCGAATAG
- the LOC117932099 gene encoding putative pre-16S rRNA nuclease translates to MAKAMVVEFRVLPPMTCALVKDINPLVSVQLSSAHLPTRIRAVSLNEILPNALRRKHNPHWTGGFSLGVDLGMSRTGLALSKGFSVRPLSVLKLRGQKLELQLLEIAGREEVDEFIIGLPISNDGKETPQSNKVRSVAGRLAARAAERGWRVYLQDEHGTSEEALSFMIDMGHSKSARQNRIDAYAAMMVLERYFSMAGQGTELVLPKQLELQEKLRRGPPKDADFFPEDFDG, encoded by the exons ATGGCGAAAGCCATGGTTGTTGAATTCCGAGTCCTCCCTCCCATGACATGTGCCCTTGTTAAGGACATTAATCCCCTTGTGTCTGTGCAATTATCTTCAGCGCATCTTCCTACAAGAATAAGGGCCGTGTCTTTAAACGAAATTCTCCCAAATGCCCTTCGCCGGAAGCACAATCCACACTGGACTGGAGGGTTCAGCCTGGGGGTAGACTTGGGAATGTCCCGCACTGGCCTTGCCCTCAGCAAAGGCTTCTCAGTTCGTCCTCTATCG GTCCTGAAATTGCGTGGCCAAAAGCTGGAACTCCAACTTCTAGAAATTGCAGGCAGAGAG GAGGTTGATGAGTTCATCATTGGACTTCCAATATCTAACGATGGGAAGGAGACGCCTCAGTCTAACAAAGTTCGAAGCGTGGCCGGAAGACTCGCCGCCAGAGCCGCGGAGAG GGGTTGGAGAGTATACCTGCAGGATGAACATGGCACATCAGAGGAGGCCCTTAGCTTCATGATTGATAT GGGCCATAGCAAGTCTGCTCGCCAAAACAGAATAGATGCTTATGCTGCCATG atggTACTCGAGAGATACTTTTCCATGGCAGGCCAGGGAACTGAACTCGTATTGCCCAAGCAGTTGGAACTCCAAGAAAAACTTCGAAGGGGGCCACCCAAGGATGCAGACTTTTTTCCTGAAGATTTTGATGGTTAG
- the LOC117932277 gene encoding protein transport protein SEC16B homolog, protein MASPPLQVEDQTDEDFFNQLVDDEIDSTRSGPGIVEGDDADEAKVFRNPSISEVGTAGVSAGNVESGVNGEQGNGDGAVSTLSDSGEDALVTSSKFVTPGTVIESGDEAVGEESLPSTSIGENSGSSGRGVKVVQWSSFNSDSHLQGGIMSYSDFFNELGDRTRDPFDNAVNQESSGAEFNNMSSVSGNPVEDLSSLNSTQHQECQNYGVAREQAVDGQDLNSSQHWEELYPGWRYDPSTGEWHQLEGYDANASMNAQIAGDGIVSNQRSDAHYLQQTTQSLSIMGSVAEECTGGSVPNWNQISQGNVEYPAHMVFDPQYPGWYYDTIALEWRLLESYNPSVNHSMTVNNNQQNQTGSVLSGNFFTNNSHTIHEQVENYGLKGLSGQSQVANWDGSASDYCQQQKNIWQPETVSESDAIGFTAKQQMQNLYGSQFHVNNFSNQQTGSKSLGIGASYEQTSHGFDGTNEVSGFQSFTPGENLSRHHNQTNMDLSQQMQFSPAYFDGQKSVNLPQQPHQSDTQFSYAPKERWSSAGRPPHPLVTFGFGGKVLVMKDNGSFLTNSSYGHQDSAGGVVNVLNLMDVVVGKNDSLCTGTGGRDYFHILSHQSFPGPLVGGNVGSRELNKWVDEKIAKCESSNMEYRKGEVLRLLFSLLKIACQYYGKLRSPFGTDQALKESDSPESAVAKLFSYAKRSGVQLSEYGTLTRCLQNLPSEAQIQATALEVQKLLVSGRKKEALGCAIEGQLWGPALVLAAQLGDQFYGDTVKQMALQQLVAGSPLRTLCLLIAGQPADVFSNTATISQQSGQIWAGANSMLDEWEENLAIITANRTKDDELVIIHLGDCLWKERGEIAAAHICYLVAEANFESYSDSARLCLIGADHWKFPRTYASPEAIQRTEFYEYSKVLGNSQFILLPFQPYKIIYAHMLAEVGKVSDSLKYCQAILKSLKTGRVPEVETWKLLVSSLDERIRTHQQGGYSTNLAPTKLVGKLLTLFDSTAHRVVGGLPPPVPSASHGNVRRSEQVNQPGGPRVSNSQSTMAMSSLMPSASMEPISDWMGEGNRLTKPNRSISEPDFGRTPRKVDSSKEASPDIKASSSGAPSRFGRFGSQIFQKTVGLVLRSRSDRQAKLGEKNKFYYDEKLKRWVEEGTELPSEEAALPPPPPTAVFQNGMPDSSMKDAAKVENSESNGGPEIKSPNSSERGSGIPPIPPSSNQFSARGRMGVRSRYVDTFNKGGGTATNLFQSPSLPSPKPGIVSNPKFFIPTPIASGEETIQTTRESIQEATGTNENLSRSVKNDGFAPPPTSTSSSMAMQRHPSMNDILYNSMGTTAKSNPSVIPHSRRTASWSGTFSDSISQSIRTDVKPLGEVLGMNPSQYLPSNSSPMRFSVSGNSIGDDLHEVEL, encoded by the exons ATGGCGTCTCCTCCATTGCAGGTGGAGGATCAGACGGATGAGGATTTTTTCAATCAATTGGTTGATGATGAGATTGATTCTACTCGATCTGGCCCTGGTATTGTAGAAGGTGATGATGCGGATGAGGCCAAAGTGTTTAGGAATCCAAGTATTAGTGAAGTCGGTACCGCGGGAGTCTCGGCTGGAAACGTTGAGTCTGGGGTCAATGGGGAACAGGGTAATGGAGATGGCGCCGTGTCCACATTATCGGATAGTGGGGAGGACGCTTTGGTTACGTCATCAAAATTTGTGACACCCGGTACTGTGATTGAATCTGGTGATGAAGCAGTGGGGGAAGAAAGTTTACCGAGTACTAGCATTGGTGAGAATAGCGGGTCTTCGGGAAGAGGTGTTAAAGTGGTACAATGGAGTTCGTTCAACTCAGATTCTCATCTTCAGGGTGGCATCATGTCGTATTcagatttttttaatgaattggGGGATCGTACAAGAGATCCATTTGATAATGCAGTAAACCAAGAGAGTTCTGGGGCTGAATTCAATAACATGAGCAGTGTTTCAGGAAACCCAGTTGAGGATTTGAGTTCCTTGAATTCCACACAACATCAAGAATGCCAAAACTATGGGGTGGCTAGGGAGCAGGCAGTAGATGGGCAGGATTTGAATAGTAGTCAGCACTGGGAAGAGCTCTATCCAGGGTGGAGGTATGATCCAAGCACTGGAGAATGGCATCAGTTAGAAGGTTATGATGCAAATGCTAGTATGAATGCTCAGATAGCAGGTGATGGGATTGTTTCAAACCAGAGATCAGATGCTCACTATTTGCAGCAAACCACACAGTCTCTTTCCATCATGGGAAGTGTGGCTGAAGAATGTACAGGTGGTAGTGTACCTAATTGGAATCAGATTTCACAAGGTAATGTGGAATACCCAGCACACATGGTGTTTGATCCACAGTATCCTGGTTGGTACTATGACACAATTGCCCTAGAATGGAGGTTGTTAGAGTCTTATAATCCATCTGTAAATCACTCAATGACTGTCAATAATAACCAGCAAAATCAAACTGGAAGTGTTTTGTCAGGTAATTTCTTCACCAACAATAGTCATACCATCCATGAGCAAGTTGAAAATTATGGATTGAAAGGCCTCAGTGGTCAAAGCCAAGTTGCAAATTGGGATGGATCTGCGAGTGATTACTGTCAGCAACAGAAGAATATTTGGCAACCTGAGACAGTTTCTGAGAGTGATGCAATTGGTTTTACTGCAAAACAGCAAATGCAGAATCTCTATGGTTCACAATTTCATGTGAACAATTTTTCTAATCAACAAACAGGTTCAAAATCCTTGGGGATAGGTGCTTCATACGAACAAACAAGTCATGGTTTTGATGGCACTAATGAGGTTTCAGGGTTTCAAAGCTTTACTCCTGGTGAAAACCTTTCTCGACATCATAATCAGACGAATATGGATCTAAGCCAACAGATGCAATTTTCTCCTGCTTACTTTGATGGACAAAAATCAGTAAATTTACCACAGCAGCCACATCAGAGTGACACACAGTTCTCTTATGCTCCCAAAGAGCGTTGGTCATCTGCTGGACGACCTCCACATCCATTGGTTACTTTTGGGTTTGGTGGAAAAGTCCTAGTTATGAAAGATAACGGTTCTTTTCTAACAAACTCTTCATATGGACACCAG GACTCAGCAGGAGGTGTGGTTAATGTTCTCAACTTGATGGATGTTGTTGTGGGCAAAAATGATTCTTTGTGCACTGGAACTGGTGGTCGTGATTATTTCCATATATTATCGCATCAATCTTTTCCTGGACCGCTGGTCGGAGGGAATGTTGGAAGCAGAGAGTTGAATAAATGGGTTGATGAGAAGATTGCAAAATGTGAATCTTCAAACATGGAGTATAGAAAAGGCGAGGTCCTGAGGTTGCTTTTCTCTTTGCTGAAAATAGCATGCCAGTATTATGGGAAACTCCGTTCTCCCTTTGGCACTGACCAAGCATTGAAG GAAAGTGATTCTCCTGAATCTGCTGTAGCTAAGCTCTTTTCATATGCTAAAAGAAGTGGTGTGCAACTTAGTGAGTATGGCACTCTTACACGATGCTTGCAGAACTTGCCTTCCGAAGCACAGATTCAG GCTACTGCTCTTGAAGTACAGAAGCTTCTTGTCTCTGGTAGAAAAAAGGAGGCTTTAGGATGTGCAATAGAAGGTCAATTATGGGGACCTGCACTTGTTCTGGCTGCTCAACTTGGTGATCAG TTTTATGGTGATACCGTGAAGCAAATGGCACTTCAGCAGTTAGTTGCAGGATCACCTTTGCGGACGTTGTGCCTGTTAATTGCAGGGCAGCCTGCAGATGTCTTTTCCAATACTGCAACTATATCTCAACAGTCTGGCCAG ATATGGGCTGGGGCAAACAGTATGCTAGATGAATGGGAAGAGAATTTGGCCATAATAACTGCTAACAGAACAAAAGATGATGAGCTTGTTATTATTCATCTTGGTGATTGCCTATGGAAGGAGAGGGGTGAG ATTGCTGCTGCCCACATCTGTTACTTAGTTGCTGAAGCAAACTTTGAGTCATATTCAGACAGTGCAAGACTATGTCTTATTGGTGCAGATCATTGGAAATTCCCCCGAACATATGCTAGTCCAGAGGCTATTCAG AGGACAGAATTCTATGAATATTCAAAGGTGCTTGGCAATTCTCAGTTTATCCTACTACCTTTTCAGCCTTATAAGATTATTTATGCCCACATGCTGGCTGAAGTGGGAAAAGTTTCAGATTCTTTGAA GTACTGTCAGGCAATTTTGAAATCTCTAAAAACTGGACGAGTACCTGAAGTGGAAACATGGAAACTGTTAGTATCATCTCTTGATGAGCGGATAAGAACCCATCAGCAG GGTGGTTACTCAACTAATTTGGCTCCAACAAAACTGGTGGGTAAATTGCTGACTTTATTTGATAGTACTGCTCATCGTGTTGTTGGAGGTCTTCCCCCTCCTGTACCATCAGCATCACATGGCAATGTTCGACGTAGTGAACAAGTTAACCAGCCTGGAGGCCCAAGGGTATCGAACAGTCAATCGACGATGGCGATGTCTTCATTAATGCCTTCGGCATCAATGGAACCTATAAGTGACTGGATGGGTGAGGGCAATCGACTGACAAAGCCTAATAGAAGCATTTCGGAGCCAGACTTTGGAAGAACTCCAAGAAAG GTTGATTCATCCAAGGAAGCCTCTCCTGATATAAAAGCATCCAGTTCGGGGGCACCTTCTCGTTTTGGCCGTTTTGGCTCACAAATATTCCAAAAGACTGTGGGGTTGGTCTTAAGATCCCGCTCTGACCGGCAG GCAAAACTAGGTgagaagaataaattttattatgatGAAAAGCTCAAGCGATGGGTTGAGGAAGGTACTGAACTTCCATCTGAAGAAGCAGCCTTGCCGCCCCCACCACCAACTGCAGTTTTCCAGAACGGAATGCCAGATAGCAGCATGAAAGATGCAGCCAAAGTTGAAAACTCAGAGAGTAATGGTGGGCCAGAAATCAAAAGCCCAAATTCTTCTGAACGGGGTTCTGGGATCCCACCTATCCCACCCTCTTCAAATCAGTTCTCTGCTCGTGGGCGCATGGGTGTTCGCTCAAG GTATGTTGACACATTCAACAAGGGTGGTGGGACAGCAACAAACTTGTTCCAGTCACCTTCACTTCCATCCCCAAAACCTGGAATTGTTTCCAACCCCAAGTTTTTCATCCCCACTCCAATAGCCTCAGGAGAAGAAACAATACAAACCACTAGAGAAAGCATTCAAGAAGCCACAGGAACCAATGAAAATCTTTCTAGATCTGTTAAAAACGATGGATTTGCACCTCCACCAACATCAACATCATCATCAATGGCTATGCAACGGCATCCTAGCATGAATGACATCTTATACAACAGTATGGGAACCACGGCAAAATCCAACCCCTCTGTTATTCCTCACTCCCGCCGAACAGCATCATGGAGTGGGACCTTTAGTGATTCTATAAGTCAGTCTATAAGGACTGATGTAAAACCGCTAGGAGAAGTACTTGGTATGAATCCGTCACAATATCTGCCCAGTAACTCTTCGCCAATGCGGTTTTCAGTGAGTGGCAATAGTATTGGGGATGATCTGCATGAAGTTGAACTTTGA